The Hirundo rustica isolate bHirRus1 chromosome 29, bHirRus1.pri.v3, whole genome shotgun sequence genome window below encodes:
- the NUDT17 gene encoding nucleoside diphosphate-linked moiety X motif 17, with amino-acid sequence MAGARVLVHVRRGGAGGAAAFGQSVTGVFCPAHTDAALVSCGLERGRFLISDVPFPGSAVTVLKRSPLCPAKLGRATPGERGPQPGVAAAVAVLLEAACGRVLLTRRAATLRHFPGVWVPPGGHLEPGEELVTAGLRELAEETGLRLEPGTFSWHLLGLWESLFPPALSWGPPRCHHIVTYVGLRSAEPRQQLQARLCPSPCEVSAVAWLEPLVLEAIAATEDGSEGSGSGSFPTDLPATVGITELSADGFRSSQIPTGILLRRAPARGPDLERVSTGTKFALGRWRAGPGQRDRE; translated from the exons ATGGCGGGCGCGCGCGTGCTCGTTCACGTGCGGcgcgggggcgcggggggcgcggcgGCGTTCGGGCAG AGTGTCACCGGCGTGTTCTGCCCCGCGCACACGGACGCGGCCCTGGTCAGCTGCGGGCTGGAGCGCGGCCGCTTCCTCATCTCCGATGTCCCTTTCCCCGGCTCCGCCGTCACCGTCCTCAAG aGATCCCCGTTGTGCCCCGCCAAGCTGGGACGGGCCACGCCGGGCGAGCGGGGGCCGCAGCCGGGGGTGGCCGCAGCAGTGGCCGTGCTGCTGGAGGCCGCCTGCGGCCGCGTCCTGCTGACCCGCCGGGCCGCCACCCTGCGCCACTTCCCCGGCGTCTGGGTGCCACCAG GTGGGCACTTGGAGCCCGGAGAAGAG CTGGTGACTGCAGGGCTGCGGGAACTGGCCGAGGAGACGGGGCTGCGCCTGGAGCCCGGGACCTTCTCCTGGCACCTGCTCGGCCTCTGGGAG TCCCTGTTCCCCCCCGCGCTGAGCTGGGGGCCGCCGCGGTGCCACCACATCGTCACCTACGTGGGGCTGCGCTCGGCCGAGCCCcgccagcagctgcag GCCCGGCTGTGCCCGAGCCCGTGTGAGGTCAGTGCCGTGGCCTGGCTGGAGCCTCTGGTCCTGGAGGCCATCGCTGCCACCGAGGATGGATCCGagggatcgggatcgggatcatTCCCCACAGACCTGCCTGCCACCGTGGG GATCACGGAGCTGAGCGCCGACGGCTTCCGGAGCTCGCAGATTCCCACCGGGATCCTCCTGCGCCGGGCCCCGGCCCGCGGCCCCGACCTGGAGCGCGTCAGCACCGGCACCAAATTCGCGCTGGGGAGGtggcgggcggggccggggcagcgggaCCGGGAATAA
- the SEMA6C gene encoding LOW QUALITY PROTEIN: semaphorin-6C (The sequence of the model RefSeq protein was modified relative to this genomic sequence to represent the inferred CDS: inserted 1 base in 1 codon), with amino-acid sequence MPGVPLPFVVVVVLLLLLLAGAPARSFPRDLVARSTVGLAATASYPRFGGLRGDNGTARLGLDFQRMLRLNGTLLVAARDHIYAFDLGQDKGTLYPERHLTWETQDRENCAMRGRRQDECHNYIRVLVPRDAETLLACGTNAFSPLCRTYQVSSLAQQGDEVSGQARCPFDAKQSIVALFVDGSLYSATVADFQASDAVIYRSLSPGQAPLRTLKYSSRWLQEPHFVQVLPYGPYVYFFFREVAVELSALGKVLVARVARVCRNDRGGSPRVLERRWTSFLKVRLQCSVPGMCEGTGTRTAAASPCPRRSCLAARDPYCVWLPSRGCVPFSEDLPSGFQQDTEGSLGISGTCRGAAGDSDKDRDLAHGVRHPGPAAEETVPVPVLVGCVLGAFALGALASGLVTTCCQRPAAVPKSPPEPPCAPRSPAQPPVPRLYPALPPQGAAAAPRDGPEPEPPARAPRDREPRLGHAAALSPAEPPGPGPPVKAAREEMLQRPQRGSGRSVTQPGTGSFANRVLPRAAGLGPPFGPHDRAPVRLDVPPDSPPXPSAAAGAEPLAGGDPREPPRAGAGSHPHALAGDNGGDALGTPARRPGALAVREAPCAPQAAAAARGPGAALRPSGDTPSAAGGDPRAVTAPQLCPRVTRTAASRVTGGPPCPHTAVMRSPRLPFPWFCFFYFNSF; translated from the exons ATGCCGGGGGTCCCGCTGCCCTTCGTCGTCGTcgtcgtcctcctcctcctcctcctcgccggGGCCCCCGCCCGCTCCTTCCCACGGGACCTGGTGGCTCGCAGCACCGTGGGGCTGGCAG CCACCGCCTCGTACCCGCGTTTCGGGGGTCTCCGGGGGGACAACGGCACTGCCCGGCTCGGCCTCGACTTCCAGCGGATGCTGCGGCTCAACGGGACGCTCCTGGTGGCCGCCCG GGATCACATCTACGCCTTCGACCTGGGGCAGGACAAGGGCACGCTGTACCCGGAGCGG CACCTCACCTGGGAGACGCAGGACAGGGAGAACTGCGCCATGCGGGGCCGGCGGCAG GACGAGTGTCACAACTACATCCGTGTGCTGGTGCCCCGCGACGCCGAGACCCTCCTGGCCTGTGGCACCAACGCCTTCAGCCCCCTGTGCCGCACCTACCAG gtgagcagcctggcacagcagggtgaCGAGGTCAGCGGCCAGGCTCGGTGCCCCTTTGACGCCAAGCAAAGCATCGTCGCCCTCTTTGTCG ATGGCAGCCTGTACTCGGCCACCGTGGCCGATTTCCAGGCGAGTGATGCCGTGATCTACCGCAGCCTGAGCCCCGGGCAGGCCCCACTGCGCACCCTCAAATACAGCTCCCGCTGGCTGCAGG aacCCCACTTCGTCCAGGTGCTGCCCTACGGCCCCTATGTCTACTTCTTCTTCAGGGAGGTGGCAGTGGAGCTCAGCGCCCTGGGCAAG GTGCTGGTGGCCCGGGTGGCCCGGGTGTGCCGCAATGACCGCGGCGGGTCCCCGCGGGTGCTGGAGCGGCGCTGGACGTCCTTCCTGAAGGTGCGGCTGCAGTGCTCCGTGCCTG GGATGTGCGAGGGCACGGGGACACGAACGGCGGCCgcgtccccgtgtccccgcaggaGCTGCCTGGCCGCCCGGGACCCCTATTGCGTCTGGCTGCCCTCCAGGGGCTGCGTCCCCTTCTCCGAGGACCTCCC gAGTGGCTTCCAGCAGGACACGGAGGGATCCCTCGGGATCAGCGGGACGTGCCGAG gggctgcaggggacagcGACAAGGACCGGGACCTGGCCCACG GGGTGCGGCACCCCGGGCCGGCGGCCGAAGAgacggtgccggtgccggtgctcGTGGGCTGCGTGCTGGGCGCCTTCGCGCTGGGGGCTCTGGCCAGCGGGCTGGTGACCACCTGCTGCCAGCGCCCCGCCGCCGTCCCCAAATCGCCCCCGGAGCCTCCCTGCGCCCCGCggagcccggcccagccgcccgTGCCCCGCCTGTACCCCGCGCTGCCGCCCCAGGGCGCGGCCGCTGCCCCGCGGGACGGCCCCGAGCCCGAACCTCCCGCTCGGGCACCCCGGGACCGGGAGCCCCGGCTCGGCCACGCCGCCGCCCTgagccccgccgagccccccgggccggggccgccggtGAAGGCGGCCCgggaggagatgctgcagcGGCCGCAGCGGGGTTCGGGGCGGTCCGTGACCCAACCGGGCACCGGCTCCTTCGCCAACCGCGTGCTGCCGCGGGCAGCGGGGCTCGGGCCCCCCTTCGGACCCCACGACCGGGCTCCGGTGCGGCTGGACGTGCCCCCCGACAGCCCCC GCCCCTCGGCGGCCGCTGGCGCAGAGCCACTCGCTGGGGGGGACCCCCGTGAGCCCCCCCGGGCCGGTGCGGGGTCTCACCCGCATGCACTCGCTGGGGACAACGGGGGGGACGCCCTGGGGACCCCGGCCCGGCGGCCTGGAGCGCTCGCTGTCCGTGAAGCCCCCTGTGCTCCCCAagccgctgctgctgcccgcggccccggggcggccCTGAGACCCTCCGGGGACACCCCGAGTGCAGCTGGGGGGGACCCCCGAGCTGTCACCgccccccagctctgtccccgtgtcaccaGGACAGCCGCCAGCAGGGTGACGGGGGGTCCCCCGTGCCCCCACACCGCAGTGATGAGGTCTCCACGTCTCCCATTCccctggttttgctttttttattttaattctttctaa
- the CDC42SE1 gene encoding CDC42 small effector protein 1, with protein sequence MSDFWHKLGCCVVEKPQPKKRRRRIDRSMIGEPMNFVHLTHIGSGDMAAGEGLPMTGAVQEMRSKGGRERQWSNSRVL encoded by the exons ATGAGCGACTTCTGGCACAAGCTGGGCTGCTGCGTCGTGGAGAAGCCCCAGCCC aagaaaaggaggagacgGATCGACCGCTCCATGATCGGGGAGCCCATGAACTTCGTCCACCTGACGCACATCGGCTCCGGAGACATGGCTGCGGGAGAGGGGCTGCCCATG ACTGGCGCTGTCCAGGAGATGAGGTCCAAGGGCGGCCGGGAGCGACAGTGGAGCAACTCCCGCGTGTTGTAG
- the PRUNE1 gene encoding exopolyphosphatase PRUNE1: MERFVAGSRAALQDHIQQHQEIHVVMGNEACDLDSTVSALALAYFLAQTSPAPKAAWVPVLNIPRADFALRTETTFLLRDRGIPAASLVFRDEIDLAGLHHAGLLSLTLVDHHVLPSADAALEDAVVEVLDHRPLERDRGPPCRVTVEPVGSCATLVTERILQGPPGVLDGTTAALLHGTILLDCINLSPAAGKVTPRDAACVSLLEERFPELPARHAVFGALQAAKFDVTGLTTEQMLRKDLKALSNDEAVVAISGVFEDLETFLLRPGLLQDLEAFCQGRGYAALVAMTVSFNERHEPTRKLAVYSRQEPLRATLCRALEEATTPSLLLQPLPSPWPCVVAYAQGNALATRKKVLPILRAALAGLGAAGGPEEEVVPPPTPMNSLVEECPLAQAVPPLCPQDVLERVSRIAVGQPPGSPK, translated from the exons ATGGAGCGGTTCGTGGCGGGGAGccgggcagctctgcag GATcacatccagcagcaccaggagatcCACGTGGTGATGGGCAACGAGGCCTGTGACCTGGACTCCACCGTCTCGGCGCTGGCCCTGGCCTATTTTCTAGCCCAG ACCTCCCCGGCTCCCAAAGCCGCCTGGGTGCCGGTGCTGAACATCCCCCGCGCCGACTTCGCGCTGCGGACGGAGACGACGTTCCTGCTGCGGGACCGGGGGATCCCGGCCGCCTCGCTCGTCTTCCGGGACGAGATCGACCTGGCGGGGCTGCACCACGCTGGGCTGCTCTCCCTGACGCTGGTCGATCACCACGTGCTGCCCAG TGCTGACGCTGCCCTGGAGGACGCCGTGGTGGAAGTCCTGGACCACCGGCCGCTGGAGCGGGACCGCGGTCCCCCGTGCCGGGTGACGGTGGAGCCGGTGGGCTCCTGTGCCACGCTGGTGACCGAGAGGATCCTCCAGGGCCCCCCGGGCGTGCTGGACGGAACCACGGCCGCGCTGCTGCACG GCACCATCCTGCTGGACTGCATCAACCTGAGCCCGGCGGCGGGCAAGGTGACGCCCAGGGACGCGGCCTGCGTGTCCCTGCTCGAGGAGAGGTTCCCGGAGCTGCCGGCCCGCCACGCCGTGTTCGGAGCCCTGCAGGCGGCCAAGTTTGATGTCACAG GGCTGACCACGGAGCAGATGCTGCGGAAGGACCTCAAAGCCCTCTCCAACGACGAGGCGGTCGTTGCCATCAGTGGCGTCTTCGAGGACCTGGAA ACGTTCCTGCTCCGGCCTGGCTTGCTGCAGGACCTGGAGGCTTTCTGCCAGGGCCGTGGCTACGCGGCGCTGGTGGCCATGACCGTGTCCTTTAACGAACGCCACGAGCCCACCCGCAAACTCGCCGTCTACAGCCGGCAGGAGCCCCTCCGCGCCACG ctgtgccGGGCGCTGGAGGAGGCGACGACGccgtccctgctgctgcagccgcTGCCGAGCCCCTGGCCCTGCGTGGTGGCCTACGCCCAGGGCAACGCCCTGGCCACTCGCAAGAAGGTGCTGCCCATCCTGAGGGCAGCGCTGGCGGGTCTGGGGGCTGCCGGGGGTCCCGAGGAGGAGGTGGTGCCCCCGCCCACCCCCATGAACAGCCTGGTGGAGGAGTGTCCCCTGGCACAGGCCGTGCCCCCGCTGTGTCCCCAGGACGTCCTGGAGCGGGTCAGCCGCATCGCCGTGGGGCAGCCCCCCGGCTCCCCGAAATAG
- the ANKRD35 gene encoding ankyrin repeat domain-containing protein 35: protein MESWTRQDQKLLEAVTRGDVARVAALAARKAARPAKLNARGQSALHLAAAEGLTECLTLLLEHGAPVNETNDDGSTALHLATIACQPQCVKVLLQHGANERHADGQNRTPLHWAASSGCASSVLLLCDHEAPLDVPDAHGRTPLMLAARGNHAAVCAQLLRRGAEPGLADRDGRTALELALAHGSLEVAELLQGHQRGKDTGNVTGNVTGKAPSWALRKVPHCRRRAENGAGQVGIQGEEEEEAEEQRDGRAARRLREELARKTLECRRLEEAAEGLGRRLRELVRLLPGRDAGEEEEDEEDDGACLELLARRVAELRKRTRDEEREEGQGSAEAPALIPFLAWLGEECSKMRAAKAGAFSRSQELRREAENSLRDGAVSRSAAAWEQLAAGLEQALDQQDRTHARMLQGSQILLEKLRREPAAACRCAVNGTEPARGGRNREENPREDGRMEKELLELREGNGKLLVELARLGRERERLQRELRELRDPGVRDEARRLQRELRELRDGLGARVREATGDGGAGILRDLHRRLDALVRSQHEALQLITEMEGEAGETAGSDGEGGTPGEAAAGAGAPAEPPRSEVERWREAAAEAEERAAGRERELRELRETAEGRERSLAALRERAARLERACRDKDGKLKQLLAETEKLSAEVLGLRGRSAQLQLQLEVQQKQHRDTVAVYRSHLLQAAQGFMDEGVHAALLRILRAEAGAGPWH from the exons ATGGAGAGCTGGACGCGGCAGGACCAGAAGCTCCTGGAGGCGGTGACACGGGGGGACGTGGCCCGAGTGGCCGCCCTGGCCGCCCGCAAGGCCGCCCGCCCCGCCAAGCTCAACGCCAGGGGACAATCCGC GCTCCACCTGGCTGCGGCCGAGGGTCTCACTGAGTGCCTGacgctgctgctggagcacggGGCCCCCGTCAACGAGACGAACGATGACG gcagcactgccctgcactTGGCCACCATCGCCTGCCAGCCCCAGTGCGtgaaggtgctgctgcag CACGGAGCCAACGAGCGCCATGCGGACGGGCAGAACCGGACACCGCTGCACTGGGCCG CCTCCTCGGGCTGCGCCTCCAGCGTCCTCCTGCTCTGTGACCACGAGGCCCCGCTGGACGTCCCCGACGCC CACGGCCGGACCCCTCTGATGCTGGCGGCGCGGGGGAACCACGCGGCCGTTTGTGCCCAGCTCCTGCGGCGCGGGGCCGAGCCCGGGCTGGCCGACAGGGACGGCAG GACGGCGCTGGAGCTGGCGCTGGCTCACGGCAGCCTGGAAGTGGCCGAGCTGCTGCAGGGTCACCAGAGGGGCAAGGACACCGGGAATGTCACCGGGAATGTCACCGGGAAGGCCCCGAGCTGGGCTCTCCGGAAGGTCCCgcactgcaggaggaggg CAGAGAATGGAGCCGGACAGGTGGGGATCCagggcgaggaggaggaggaggctgaagaGCAGAGGGACGGACGCGCTGCCCGGCGGCTGCGGGAGGAGCTGGCGAGGAAGACTCTGGAATGCCGGCGGCTGGAGGAAGCTGCCGAGGGCCTCGGGAGGCGGCTGCGGGAGCTCGTGCGGCTCCTGCCGGGACGGGATGcgggtgaggaagaggaggatgaggaggatgacGGCGCCTGCCTGGAGCTCCTGGCCCGGCGCGTGGCGGAGCTGAGGAAGAGGACAAGGGATGAAGAGCGGGAAGAAGGACAGGGCAGCGCCGAGGCTCCAGCGCTGATCCCGTTCCTGGCCTGGCTGGGAGAGGAGTGCTCCAAAATGCGGGCAGCCAAGGCCGGAGCCTTCTCCCGGAGCCAGGAGCTGCGTCGGGAAGCAGAGAATTCCCTCCGGGACGGGGCCGTGAGCCGGAGCGCGGCcgcctgggagcagctggcggcggggctggagcaggcgCTGGACCAGCAGGACCGAACCCACGCCAGGATGCTCCAGGGATCCCAAatcctcctggaaaagctgcGTCGGGAGCCGGCGGCGGCGTGCCGGTGCGCGGTGAACGGCACGGAGCCGGCTCGGGGCGGCAGGAACCGGGAGGAGAATCCCAGGGAGGACGGGAggatggagaaggagctgctggagctgcggGAGGGCAACGGGAAGCTCCTGGTGGAGCTGGCGCGGCTgggccgggagcgggagcggctgcagcgggagctgcgggagctgcgGGATCCCGGGGTGCGGGACGAGGCGCGGCGGCTGCAgcgggagctgcgggagctgcgGGACGGGCTGGGAGCGCGGGTGCGGGAGGCGACAGGAGACGGCGGGGCCGGGATCCTCCGCGACCTGCACCGCAGGCTGGACGCGTTGGTGCGCTCCCAGCACGAAGCCCTGCAGCTCATCACGGAGATGGAGGGAGAGGCCGGAGAAACCGCCGGGAGCGACGGGGAGGGCGGGACACCGGGAGAAGCGGCGGCGGGTGCCGGTGCGCCGGCGGAGCCGCCGCGCTCGGAGGTGGAGCGGtggcgggaggcggcggcggaggcggAGGAGAGGGCGGCCGGGCGGGAGCGAGAGCTGCGGGAGCTGCGGGAGACGGCGGAGGGACGGGAGCGCAGCCTGGCAGCGCTGCGGGAACGGGCGGCTCGGCTGGAGCGCGCCTGCCGGGACAAGGACGGGAAG ctgaagcagctgctggcGGAGACGGAGAAACTCTCGGCCGAGGTGttggggctgcggggccggagcgcccagctccagctccagctggag gtccagcagaagcagcaccGGGACACCGTGGCCGTGTACCGGAGCCACCTCCTGCAGGCTGCCCAG GGATTCATGGACGAGGGCGTCCACGCCGCGCTGCTGCGGATCCTGCGGGCCgaggcgggagcggggccgtggCATTAA
- the MLLT11 gene encoding protein AF1q, translating into MLDTISSQYDSFIYWRMPIPRLDMAELEGLGLADMALYKPKAGLGKLGDRDNQDLSQEEDSLLQFNSFNFWRAPIASISSLDFDLI; encoded by the coding sequence ATGCTGGACACCATCAGCAGCCAGTACGACTCCTTCATCTACTGGAGGATGCCGATCCCGCGGCTGGACATGGCcgagctggaggggctggggctcgCCGACATGGCCCTCTACAAGcccaaggcagggctgggcaagCTCGGGGACCGGGACAACCAGGACCTCTCCCAGGAAGAGGACAGTCTGCTGCAGTTCAACAGCTTTAACTTCTGGCGAGCTCCCATCGCCAGCATCAGTTCCTTAGATTTCGATTTAATTTGA